The Tachypleus tridentatus isolate NWPU-2018 chromosome 5, ASM421037v1, whole genome shotgun sequence genome includes a window with the following:
- the LOC143251102 gene encoding uncharacterized protein LOC143251102 isoform X3 gives MSHRIIEKRRRDRMNNCLADLSRLIPTSYMKKGRGRIEKTEIIEMAIKHLKYLQVHSCKNPSTCDVTRDNDIECRRHYHAGFQECLSEAVKFLVEMDRMHSGDQLRLQLVSHLQKHYRKVTEGTCYQSAGVSTENITDASIEVYTPSDESQRAPSTSTAKMTSFYDPLVHTAQEGGEQQPPKVSKSSSDIMGVQSQGETPSQPSKIDSGTENENTSQLREMLQNPGLPVRRFCSNNSSGNINTNTIYTGHSFSSFDSSFPHPPQFFPSAFHKEVYKFKKNINERFTADQQQRITPVVMKRKTNDTMCSDIKYSQHNGSSPCRVRNSSLSPLGPAGYSSFPLTYSPLNLHSSEPVVRLPDKSSSEDGLTPTGQWDNTIDSNSSNSSSSRSNPSPSSAVQSTGSSSGYSTNSDAASYTPKQELRAHYKDNIDTRIRSPNAHLPSWTPGVPIFALHPKGTFYVPLTIDAELLAPFVGGLDSAIPVLHPVSISVNFSFSRSVRGPEKMYSRGDWQCDRYAIAKRHRDRKAVTYSGSHVTHVA, from the exons ATGTCACATCGTATTATTGAGAAAAGACGACGAGATAGGATGAACAATTGCCTGGCTGATCTAAGTCGACTTATCCCCACAAGTTACATGAAGAAA GGACGAGGGAGGATAGAGAAAACCGAGATTATAGAAATGGCCATCAAACATCTAAAATATCTTCAAGTGCATTCCTGTAAAAATCCAA GTACTTGTGACGTCACAAGGGATAATGACATAGAATGTCGTCGTCATTACCATGCGGGATTTCAAGAGTGTCTGTCTGAGGCAGTAAAGTTCTTGGTGGAAATGGACAGGATGCACTCTGGTGATCAACTTAGATTACAGTTGGTTAGTCACCTACAGAAACACTATAGAAAAGTTACTGAAG GAACGTGCTATCAGAGTGCTGGAGTTTCGACAGAAAACATTACGGACGCTTCCATCGAAGTTTACACGCCCTCTGACGAGTCTCAACGAGCGCCATCTACCTCTACAGCTAAGATGACATCATTTTATGATCCTCTTGTTCACACTGCCCAAGAAGGCGGTGAACAACAACCTCCAAAGGTTTCGAAGTCATCTTCTGATATAATGGGCGTGCAATCTCAGGGGGAGACCCCCTCACAACCATCAAAAATTGACTCAGGAACTGAGAATGAAAACACAAGCCAGCTCAGGGAGATGTTACAGAACCCTGGACTTCCAGTACGACGTTTCTGTAGTAACAACTCTAGTGGCAACATCAACACTAATACTATATACACTGGCCATTCTTTTTCTTCGTTCGATTCATCTTTTCCGCACCCTCCTCAGTTTTTTCCTTCTGCTTTCCACAAGGAAGTATACAagtttaagaaaaacataaacgaACGATTCACTGCGGACCAACAACAACGTATTACACCCGttgttatgaaaagaaaaacGAACGACACAATGTGTTCCGATATTAAGTACTCACAGCACAACGGCAGCTCCCCCTGTCGAGTGCGAAACTCTTCATTGTCCCCTCTTGGGCCAGCGGGGTACTCATCCTTTCCCCTCACATACTCCCCTCTGAATCTCCACAGTAGTGAACCAGTGGTGAGATTACCGGATAAAAGTTCTTCGGAGGACGGACTTACTCCAACTGGCCAATGGGATAACACGATAGACAGTAACAGCTCCAACAGTAGCAGCTCTAGATCCAATCCTAGCCCATCTTCAGCCGTGCAGTCTACCGGTAGCAGCTCCGGTTATAGCACCAATAGTGATGCAGCGTCTTACACACCGAAACAAGAACTTCGTGCGCACTACAAAGACAACATTGATACACGTATTCGTTCCCCAAATGCTCACCTTCCTTCATGGACTCCGGGCGTCCCAATTTTTGCCTTGCACCCTAAAGGTACTTTCTACGTTCCGTTGACCATAGACGCAGAACTGCTAGCTCCATTTGTTGGTGGTCTCGATAGTGCAATCCCCGTGTTGCATCCAGTTAGCATATCCGTAAATTTTAGCTTTAGTAGGTCTGTCAGAGGCCCTGAAAAAATGTACAGCAGGGGTGACTGGCAATGTGATCGTTATGCGATTGCGAAACGTCATCGGGACAGAAAAGCAGTGACGTATAGTGGTAGTCATGTGACACATGTTGCCTGA
- the LOC143251102 gene encoding uncharacterized protein LOC143251102 isoform X1, whose protein sequence is MFELLKGTKAYCSYIEGHDMTKDPMSHRIIEKRRRDRMNNCLADLSRLIPTSYMKKGRGRIEKTEIIEMAIKHLKYLQVHSCKNPSTCDVTRDNDIECRRHYHAGFQECLSEAVKFLVEMDRMHSGDQLRLQLVSHLQKHYRKVTEGTCYQSAGVSTENITDASIEVYTPSDESQRAPSTSTAKMTSFYDPLVHTAQEGGEQQPPKVSKSSSDIMGVQSQGETPSQPSKIDSGTENENTSQLREMLQNPGLPVRRFCSNNSSGNINTNTIYTGHSFSSFDSSFPHPPQFFPSAFHKEVYKFKKNINERFTADQQQRITPVVMKRKTNDTMCSDIKYSQHNGSSPCRVRNSSLSPLGPAGYSSFPLTYSPLNLHSSEPVVRLPDKSSSEDGLTPTGQWDNTIDSNSSNSSSSRSNPSPSSAVQSTGSSSGYSTNSDAASYTPKQELRAHYKDNIDTRIRSPNAHLPSWTPGVPIFALHPKGTFYVPLTIDAELLAPFVGGLDSAIPVLHPVSISVNFSFSRSVRGPEKMYSRGDWQCDRYAIAKRHRDRKAVTYSGSHVTHVA, encoded by the exons ATGTTTGAGCTTCTCAAAGGCACAAAAGCCTATTGTAGCTACATCGAGGGGCACGACATGACCAag GATCCAATGTCACATCGTATTATTGAGAAAAGACGACGAGATAGGATGAACAATTGCCTGGCTGATCTAAGTCGACTTATCCCCACAAGTTACATGAAGAAA GGACGAGGGAGGATAGAGAAAACCGAGATTATAGAAATGGCCATCAAACATCTAAAATATCTTCAAGTGCATTCCTGTAAAAATCCAA GTACTTGTGACGTCACAAGGGATAATGACATAGAATGTCGTCGTCATTACCATGCGGGATTTCAAGAGTGTCTGTCTGAGGCAGTAAAGTTCTTGGTGGAAATGGACAGGATGCACTCTGGTGATCAACTTAGATTACAGTTGGTTAGTCACCTACAGAAACACTATAGAAAAGTTACTGAAG GAACGTGCTATCAGAGTGCTGGAGTTTCGACAGAAAACATTACGGACGCTTCCATCGAAGTTTACACGCCCTCTGACGAGTCTCAACGAGCGCCATCTACCTCTACAGCTAAGATGACATCATTTTATGATCCTCTTGTTCACACTGCCCAAGAAGGCGGTGAACAACAACCTCCAAAGGTTTCGAAGTCATCTTCTGATATAATGGGCGTGCAATCTCAGGGGGAGACCCCCTCACAACCATCAAAAATTGACTCAGGAACTGAGAATGAAAACACAAGCCAGCTCAGGGAGATGTTACAGAACCCTGGACTTCCAGTACGACGTTTCTGTAGTAACAACTCTAGTGGCAACATCAACACTAATACTATATACACTGGCCATTCTTTTTCTTCGTTCGATTCATCTTTTCCGCACCCTCCTCAGTTTTTTCCTTCTGCTTTCCACAAGGAAGTATACAagtttaagaaaaacataaacgaACGATTCACTGCGGACCAACAACAACGTATTACACCCGttgttatgaaaagaaaaacGAACGACACAATGTGTTCCGATATTAAGTACTCACAGCACAACGGCAGCTCCCCCTGTCGAGTGCGAAACTCTTCATTGTCCCCTCTTGGGCCAGCGGGGTACTCATCCTTTCCCCTCACATACTCCCCTCTGAATCTCCACAGTAGTGAACCAGTGGTGAGATTACCGGATAAAAGTTCTTCGGAGGACGGACTTACTCCAACTGGCCAATGGGATAACACGATAGACAGTAACAGCTCCAACAGTAGCAGCTCTAGATCCAATCCTAGCCCATCTTCAGCCGTGCAGTCTACCGGTAGCAGCTCCGGTTATAGCACCAATAGTGATGCAGCGTCTTACACACCGAAACAAGAACTTCGTGCGCACTACAAAGACAACATTGATACACGTATTCGTTCCCCAAATGCTCACCTTCCTTCATGGACTCCGGGCGTCCCAATTTTTGCCTTGCACCCTAAAGGTACTTTCTACGTTCCGTTGACCATAGACGCAGAACTGCTAGCTCCATTTGTTGGTGGTCTCGATAGTGCAATCCCCGTGTTGCATCCAGTTAGCATATCCGTAAATTTTAGCTTTAGTAGGTCTGTCAGAGGCCCTGAAAAAATGTACAGCAGGGGTGACTGGCAATGTGATCGTTATGCGATTGCGAAACGTCATCGGGACAGAAAAGCAGTGACGTATAGTGGTAGTCATGTGACACATGTTGCCTGA
- the LOC143251102 gene encoding uncharacterized protein LOC143251102 isoform X2: MDPMSHRIIEKRRRDRMNNCLADLSRLIPTSYMKKGRGRIEKTEIIEMAIKHLKYLQVHSCKNPSTCDVTRDNDIECRRHYHAGFQECLSEAVKFLVEMDRMHSGDQLRLQLVSHLQKHYRKVTEGTCYQSAGVSTENITDASIEVYTPSDESQRAPSTSTAKMTSFYDPLVHTAQEGGEQQPPKVSKSSSDIMGVQSQGETPSQPSKIDSGTENENTSQLREMLQNPGLPVRRFCSNNSSGNINTNTIYTGHSFSSFDSSFPHPPQFFPSAFHKEVYKFKKNINERFTADQQQRITPVVMKRKTNDTMCSDIKYSQHNGSSPCRVRNSSLSPLGPAGYSSFPLTYSPLNLHSSEPVVRLPDKSSSEDGLTPTGQWDNTIDSNSSNSSSSRSNPSPSSAVQSTGSSSGYSTNSDAASYTPKQELRAHYKDNIDTRIRSPNAHLPSWTPGVPIFALHPKGTFYVPLTIDAELLAPFVGGLDSAIPVLHPVSISVNFSFSRSVRGPEKMYSRGDWQCDRYAIAKRHRDRKAVTYSGSHVTHVA; the protein is encoded by the exons ATG GATCCAATGTCACATCGTATTATTGAGAAAAGACGACGAGATAGGATGAACAATTGCCTGGCTGATCTAAGTCGACTTATCCCCACAAGTTACATGAAGAAA GGACGAGGGAGGATAGAGAAAACCGAGATTATAGAAATGGCCATCAAACATCTAAAATATCTTCAAGTGCATTCCTGTAAAAATCCAA GTACTTGTGACGTCACAAGGGATAATGACATAGAATGTCGTCGTCATTACCATGCGGGATTTCAAGAGTGTCTGTCTGAGGCAGTAAAGTTCTTGGTGGAAATGGACAGGATGCACTCTGGTGATCAACTTAGATTACAGTTGGTTAGTCACCTACAGAAACACTATAGAAAAGTTACTGAAG GAACGTGCTATCAGAGTGCTGGAGTTTCGACAGAAAACATTACGGACGCTTCCATCGAAGTTTACACGCCCTCTGACGAGTCTCAACGAGCGCCATCTACCTCTACAGCTAAGATGACATCATTTTATGATCCTCTTGTTCACACTGCCCAAGAAGGCGGTGAACAACAACCTCCAAAGGTTTCGAAGTCATCTTCTGATATAATGGGCGTGCAATCTCAGGGGGAGACCCCCTCACAACCATCAAAAATTGACTCAGGAACTGAGAATGAAAACACAAGCCAGCTCAGGGAGATGTTACAGAACCCTGGACTTCCAGTACGACGTTTCTGTAGTAACAACTCTAGTGGCAACATCAACACTAATACTATATACACTGGCCATTCTTTTTCTTCGTTCGATTCATCTTTTCCGCACCCTCCTCAGTTTTTTCCTTCTGCTTTCCACAAGGAAGTATACAagtttaagaaaaacataaacgaACGATTCACTGCGGACCAACAACAACGTATTACACCCGttgttatgaaaagaaaaacGAACGACACAATGTGTTCCGATATTAAGTACTCACAGCACAACGGCAGCTCCCCCTGTCGAGTGCGAAACTCTTCATTGTCCCCTCTTGGGCCAGCGGGGTACTCATCCTTTCCCCTCACATACTCCCCTCTGAATCTCCACAGTAGTGAACCAGTGGTGAGATTACCGGATAAAAGTTCTTCGGAGGACGGACTTACTCCAACTGGCCAATGGGATAACACGATAGACAGTAACAGCTCCAACAGTAGCAGCTCTAGATCCAATCCTAGCCCATCTTCAGCCGTGCAGTCTACCGGTAGCAGCTCCGGTTATAGCACCAATAGTGATGCAGCGTCTTACACACCGAAACAAGAACTTCGTGCGCACTACAAAGACAACATTGATACACGTATTCGTTCCCCAAATGCTCACCTTCCTTCATGGACTCCGGGCGTCCCAATTTTTGCCTTGCACCCTAAAGGTACTTTCTACGTTCCGTTGACCATAGACGCAGAACTGCTAGCTCCATTTGTTGGTGGTCTCGATAGTGCAATCCCCGTGTTGCATCCAGTTAGCATATCCGTAAATTTTAGCTTTAGTAGGTCTGTCAGAGGCCCTGAAAAAATGTACAGCAGGGGTGACTGGCAATGTGATCGTTATGCGATTGCGAAACGTCATCGGGACAGAAAAGCAGTGACGTATAGTGGTAGTCATGTGACACATGTTGCCTGA